Proteins encoded by one window of Pseudomonas sp. PSKL.D1:
- a CDS encoding formate/nitrite transporter family protein, translating into MSYLLPADFVTKMLDAGASKVHMSTRDTLIRSYMAGAILALAAVFAVTIAVQTGSALLGAVLFPVGFSMLYLMGFDLLTGVFMLTPLALLDKRPGVTVKGILRNWGLVFVGNFAGALTVACMMAFVFTYGFHASPGEVGEKIAHIGEARTLGYEQYGLAGWLTIFLRGVLCNWMVSMGVVGAMISTSVSGKVIAMWMPIMLFFYMGFEHSVVNMFLFPSAMIMGGGFSVMDYLVWNEIPTVLGNLVGGLAFTGLTLYGTHIRTAAKKAGATA; encoded by the coding sequence ATGTCCTACCTGTTACCTGCCGACTTCGTCACCAAGATGCTCGATGCCGGCGCCTCCAAGGTGCATATGTCCACCCGCGACACGCTGATCCGCAGCTACATGGCCGGCGCGATCCTGGCACTGGCGGCGGTATTCGCGGTGACCATTGCAGTGCAGACCGGCTCGGCGCTGCTGGGCGCCGTGTTGTTCCCGGTCGGTTTCTCGATGCTCTACCTGATGGGCTTCGACCTGCTGACCGGGGTGTTCATGCTCACCCCGCTGGCCCTGCTGGACAAGCGCCCCGGCGTCACGGTCAAAGGTATCCTGCGCAACTGGGGCCTGGTGTTCGTCGGCAACTTCGCCGGCGCCCTGACCGTGGCCTGCATGATGGCCTTCGTCTTCACTTACGGCTTTCACGCCTCACCCGGCGAGGTGGGTGAAAAGATCGCGCACATCGGCGAGGCCCGCACCTTGGGCTACGAGCAGTACGGCCTGGCCGGCTGGCTGACCATTTTCCTGCGCGGCGTGCTGTGCAACTGGATGGTGTCGATGGGCGTGGTCGGGGCGATGATTTCCACCTCGGTGAGCGGTAAGGTGATCGCCATGTGGATGCCGATCATGCTGTTCTTCTACATGGGCTTCGAGCACTCGGTGGTGAACATGTTCCTGTTCCCGTCGGCGATGATCATGGGCGGCGGCTTTTCGGTCATGGATTACCTGGTGTGGAATGAGATACCCACGGTGCTGGGTAACCTGGTGGGTGGGCTGGCCTTCACCGGGCTGACCCTGTACGGCACACATATCCGCACAGCGGCGAAAAAAGCCGGGGCTACGGCCTGA
- a CDS encoding LysR substrate-binding domain-containing protein, with protein MNLSTINLRHFRVFLAVVSSGSLATASKLLHITLSAVSKSLKELEQELGVQLLVRGRKGVQLTQAGEAFNKHAAQTMASFRLAMDDVQAVPQAPQVLKVGALPAAAGYMLAPVVAQMRERYPHVQVQVVSGLYDYLVGKLRTRELDLIVGRLIGRDMVGVSFEALYEEDLLLVVRHGHPLAQRERLTLEDLRPYVLLVSPQGSLVRISVDNFLLAQGNTEPFQIQESLSETFSRVYVHDYDGVWFVQRGVVDLDLRLGLVKQLPFTSPLLRAPIGLTSPTDRPMAEVAVQFAGLLRQWCSAQAVFQ; from the coding sequence ATGAACCTGTCCACCATCAACCTTCGCCATTTCCGCGTGTTCCTGGCGGTGGTGAGCTCCGGCAGCCTGGCTACGGCCTCTAAATTGCTGCACATCACCTTGTCGGCGGTGTCCAAAAGCCTCAAGGAGCTCGAACAGGAACTGGGCGTGCAATTGCTGGTGCGCGGGCGCAAGGGCGTGCAGTTGACCCAGGCGGGGGAAGCGTTCAACAAGCACGCCGCGCAGACCATGGCCAGCTTCCGCCTGGCCATGGACGACGTGCAGGCTGTGCCCCAGGCGCCGCAGGTGTTGAAAGTGGGCGCACTGCCTGCCGCCGCCGGGTACATGCTGGCACCGGTGGTGGCGCAGATGCGTGAGCGCTACCCGCATGTGCAGGTGCAGGTGGTATCCGGCTTGTACGACTACCTGGTGGGCAAGCTGCGCACCCGCGAACTCGACCTGATTGTCGGGCGGCTGATTGGCCGGGACATGGTGGGGGTCAGCTTTGAGGCCCTGTACGAAGAAGACCTGCTGCTGGTGGTGCGCCACGGGCATCCCCTGGCCCAACGTGAGCGCCTCACCCTCGAAGACCTGCGCCCCTACGTGCTGCTGGTGTCACCCCAGGGCAGCCTGGTGCGCATCAGTGTCGACAACTTCCTGCTGGCCCAGGGCAATACCGAGCCGTTTCAGATTCAGGAATCACTCAGCGAGACCTTTTCGCGGGTGTACGTGCACGATTACGACGGGGTGTGGTTCGTGCAACGCGGGGTGGTGGACCTGGACCTGCGCCTGGGGCTTGTGAAGCAGTTGCCATTCACAAGCCCCTTGTTGCGCGCGCCCATCGGCCTGACGTCGCCAACCGACCGGCCGATGGCCGAGGTGGCTGTGCAGTTTGCCGGGTTGTTGCGCCAGTGGTGTAGCGCGCAGGCGGTGTTTCAGTAG
- a CDS encoding sugar phosphate isomerase/epimerase family protein, which translates to MTSTPLPRLGASSASLPSLAPEALAEHLAQQGYQGVEWRVADTAGLDAHQPWNARSNNRCTVAPNLHAVERIHRHCQALGLEIFCLSPYLNVGDLEHARLLIDLASSAGQARLRLWAPSYEQERYADAYGRMRRFLDQLMPLAEAAGIRLALEVHQRTICSSPSLAMRVAEHYPARQLGIIYDLGNLAIEGREDVQMSLDLMGQHLAHVQVKNVAYAPQGPGQGWEWQWCPPDEGVLPLPAMLATLRANGFADWVSIEDFDTRYSDEHKLQRNHGLISRYLNLTARHEVLCP; encoded by the coding sequence ATGACTTCAACCCCCTTGCCACGGCTCGGCGCCTCCAGCGCTTCCTTGCCCAGCCTTGCGCCTGAAGCACTGGCCGAGCACTTGGCACAGCAGGGCTACCAAGGCGTCGAATGGCGCGTGGCCGACACCGCTGGCCTGGATGCCCACCAGCCGTGGAACGCCCGCAGCAACAACCGCTGCACGGTTGCCCCAAACCTTCACGCTGTTGAGCGTATCCATCGCCACTGCCAGGCGCTGGGCCTGGAGATTTTCTGCCTCAGCCCGTACCTGAACGTCGGCGACCTCGAACACGCCCGCCTGCTCATCGACCTGGCCAGTAGCGCAGGCCAGGCCCGCCTGCGCCTCTGGGCGCCAAGCTACGAGCAGGAGCGCTACGCCGACGCCTATGGCCGCATGCGTCGCTTCCTGGACCAGCTCATGCCACTGGCCGAGGCCGCCGGCATCCGCCTGGCCCTGGAAGTGCACCAACGCACCATCTGCTCCAGCCCGTCGCTGGCCATGCGCGTGGCTGAGCATTACCCGGCTCGCCAGCTGGGCATCATCTATGACCTGGGCAACCTCGCCATCGAGGGCCGTGAAGACGTGCAGATGTCCCTCGACCTGATGGGTCAGCACCTGGCCCACGTGCAGGTGAAGAATGTCGCCTATGCCCCGCAAGGCCCGGGCCAGGGCTGGGAATGGCAATGGTGCCCGCCCGACGAAGGCGTGCTGCCCTTGCCAGCGATGCTCGCGACCTTGCGCGCCAATGGTTTTGCCGACTGGGTTTCGATCGAGGATTTCGACACACGCTACAGCGACGAACACAAGTTGCAGCGTAACCACGGCCTGATCAGCCGCTACCTGAACCTGACTGCCCGCCACGAGGTACTCTGCCCATGA
- a CDS encoding chalcone isomerase family protein, producing MANTWAGLRLIGLGVVMLCSQPAWADWRSALPDARLTGSGEYTWFGLRLYTARLWSAGPVQGWQRPFALELIYHRALSRDALVQASMKEIQRMADQPLPPDTAARWAQAMAEAFVDVRPGMRITGVYLPGQGGRFYVDGQPSGEIADPAFARAFFAIWLDPRTRDPQLRQQLLGQAGAER from the coding sequence ATGGCTAACACATGGGCTGGGCTACGCTTGATCGGTTTGGGCGTGGTCATGCTGTGCTCGCAGCCTGCTTGGGCAGATTGGCGCTCTGCACTGCCCGATGCTCGCCTGACCGGCAGTGGCGAATACACCTGGTTCGGCCTGCGCCTGTACACCGCGCGCTTGTGGAGTGCAGGGCCGGTGCAGGGATGGCAACGCCCCTTTGCGCTGGAGTTGATCTATCACCGGGCGCTGTCCCGGGATGCCTTGGTGCAAGCCAGCATGAAAGAAATCCAGCGCATGGCCGATCAGCCACTGCCGCCTGACACCGCCGCGCGCTGGGCGCAAGCGATGGCCGAGGCCTTTGTCGATGTGCGCCCGGGCATGCGTATTACCGGTGTGTACCTTCCAGGGCAGGGGGGCCGGTTCTACGTGGATGGCCAACCTAGTGGTGAAATAGCCGACCCGGCTTTCGCCCGTGCTTTTTTTGCCATCTGGCTGGATCCCCGCACCCGAGACCCGCAATTGCGCCAACAATTGTTGGGCCAGGCTGGGGCCGAGCGATGA
- the cynS gene encoding cyanase yields MTKIEMHHLIMAAKARKGMSWDDLSTAVGKAPVWLASVCYGMNSAPQEVASHLCEVLELDEEVAAALTTFPVKGWDKTIPQDPLIYRLYEVVGVYGPTLKDVIQEKFGDGIMSAIDFSMHVDKIEDPKGDRVLLTLNGKFLPYRSW; encoded by the coding sequence ATGACCAAAATCGAAATGCATCATCTGATCATGGCCGCCAAGGCTCGCAAAGGCATGAGCTGGGATGACCTCAGCACGGCCGTCGGCAAGGCGCCGGTGTGGCTGGCGTCCGTCTGCTACGGCATGAACAGCGCGCCGCAGGAGGTGGCCTCGCACCTGTGCGAAGTGCTGGAGCTGGATGAGGAAGTAGCCGCCGCGCTGACCACCTTCCCGGTCAAAGGCTGGGACAAGACCATCCCCCAGGACCCGCTGATCTACCGGCTCTACGAAGTGGTTGGCGTTTATGGCCCCACCCTCAAGGACGTGATCCAGGAAAAGTTCGGCGACGGCATCATGAGCGCGATCGATTTCTCCATGCACGTCGACAAAATCGAAGACCCCAAAGGTGACCGCGTGCTGCTCACCCTCAACGGCAAGTTCCTGCCCTACCGCTCCTGGTAA
- a CDS encoding sigma 54-interacting transcriptional regulator, translated as MPGLLALAIAEQSPVAMLVVDPVEDRVLEANQAALELLGCQTGSMAAFSQFLRGGISLWVSFTDEVLTQGEAWSDDLLLVDRQLRQHPVEITARALGGQRMVLAIQRRDLLEQRRNRAEARRQHRLGHVGWERISQVFERIQQQNRLILGAVGEGIYGLDTRGQTTFINPAAERILGWSAADMIGQDAHQLFHHSHRDGSAFAVHQCPIHASFSDGQVHRVEHEVFWHKNGEPIAVEYTSTPIFEMGRLVGAVVLFRDIRQRQQTEARLRDALSEVEQLKTRLEMENQYLQEEINAHANPHEIVGKSPAVLHLLQQIELVAATNANVLVSGESGTGKELVARAIHASSPRRDRPLIRVNCAAVPRELFESEFFGHLKGAFTGAVSNRVGRFELADGGTLFLDEVGEIPLELQSKLLRVLQDRQFEPVGDNRTRAVDVRVIAATNRDLREMVAQGTFREDLYFRLNVFPIRSVPLRERLDDIPLLASHFLERACQAFNKPGIRMPLAQVEVLKQYAWPGNIRELQNVIERQTIVCRDGRVSFDGLLATAGQVARPATSPSPAVLEATADEQWQQQMKLNAIQVLKRTAGKVSGDGGAAQLLGVKPTTLASRLKKWGIDPKLYKAG; from the coding sequence ATGCCAGGCTTGCTTGCGCTCGCAATCGCCGAACAATCGCCCGTCGCCATGTTGGTGGTTGACCCCGTCGAGGACCGTGTACTGGAAGCCAACCAAGCCGCGCTCGAGCTGCTCGGCTGCCAAACCGGGTCGATGGCTGCCTTCAGCCAGTTCCTGCGTGGGGGCATCTCACTGTGGGTGAGCTTCACCGACGAGGTGCTGACCCAGGGCGAGGCCTGGTCGGACGACCTGCTGCTGGTCGACCGGCAACTGCGCCAACACCCGGTGGAGATCACCGCCCGGGCGCTGGGCGGGCAGCGCATGGTGCTGGCGATCCAGCGCCGCGACCTGCTGGAGCAACGCCGCAACCGTGCCGAGGCCCGCCGCCAGCATCGGCTGGGGCATGTTGGCTGGGAGCGGATCAGCCAGGTGTTCGAGCGCATTCAGCAGCAAAACCGCCTGATCCTGGGCGCTGTGGGCGAGGGCATCTACGGGCTCGACACCCGCGGCCAGACCACGTTCATCAACCCCGCCGCCGAGCGGATTCTTGGCTGGAGCGCCGCCGACATGATCGGCCAGGATGCCCACCAGCTGTTTCACCACAGCCACCGCGACGGCAGTGCGTTTGCCGTGCACCAGTGCCCCATCCACGCGTCCTTCAGCGACGGCCAGGTGCACCGCGTGGAGCATGAGGTGTTCTGGCACAAGAATGGTGAGCCGATCGCCGTCGAATACACCAGCACACCGATCTTCGAAATGGGCCGGCTGGTCGGCGCCGTGGTGTTGTTTCGCGATATTCGCCAACGGCAGCAGACCGAAGCGCGCCTGCGCGACGCGCTGAGCGAGGTGGAGCAGTTGAAGACGCGCCTGGAAATGGAGAACCAGTACCTGCAGGAAGAAATCAACGCCCACGCCAACCCTCATGAAATCGTCGGCAAAAGCCCGGCGGTGTTGCACCTGTTGCAGCAGATCGAACTGGTGGCCGCAACCAATGCCAACGTGCTGGTCAGCGGGGAGTCTGGGACTGGCAAGGAGCTGGTTGCCCGTGCGATTCATGCCAGCAGCCCACGGCGTGACCGCCCGCTGATTCGCGTCAACTGTGCGGCAGTGCCCCGTGAGTTGTTCGAAAGCGAGTTTTTTGGCCACCTCAAGGGTGCGTTCACTGGCGCCGTCAGCAACCGCGTCGGCCGCTTCGAGCTTGCTGACGGGGGGACGTTGTTCCTCGATGAAGTGGGCGAGATTCCGCTGGAACTGCAAAGCAAACTGCTGCGCGTGCTGCAGGACCGCCAGTTCGAGCCGGTGGGCGACAACCGCACCCGTGCGGTCGATGTGCGGGTGATTGCCGCCACTAACCGCGACCTGCGTGAAATGGTTGCCCAGGGCACATTCCGTGAAGACCTGTATTTTCGCCTGAACGTCTTTCCGATTCGCTCCGTGCCCCTGCGCGAGCGGCTGGATGATATACCGCTGCTGGCCAGCCATTTTCTCGAGCGGGCCTGCCAGGCGTTCAACAAACCGGGCATCCGCATGCCGCTGGCCCAGGTGGAGGTGCTCAAGCAGTACGCCTGGCCGGGCAACATCCGCGAACTGCAGAACGTGATCGAACGCCAGACCATCGTCTGCCGCGATGGCCGGGTCAGTTTTGACGGGCTGCTGGCGACTGCTGGCCAGGTTGCGCGGCCGGCCACGTCGCCATCCCCGGCCGTGCTTGAAGCCACGGCGGATGAGCAGTGGCAGCAGCAGATGAAGCTCAATGCCATTCAGGTGCTCAAACGCACGGCGGGTAAGGTTTCCGGTGATGGCGGTGCGGCGCAGTTGCTGGGCGTGAAACCAACCACGCTGGCTTCGCGTCTGAAGAAATGGGGCATCGACCCGAAGCTGTACAAAGCGGGGTGA
- a CDS encoding ABC transporter ATP-binding protein produces MFRVFERWLDPFPPDETPPPPVGLLRFLWACTRGARGYILALALLGAGVSTLEAWLFAFLGQVVDLLATWQVGEPVSASERHVLWGVGFVLVASVSLVTLRTLMQHQVLAINLPLRLRWDFHRLMLRQSLSFFADEFSGRVTTKVMQTALAVREVLFTLIDLIPGIGVYFVAIIALAGGFSLNLMLPFIAWLTLFGLTMLYFVPRLGRVGQEQADARSSMTGRVSDAYTNITTVKLFSHSRREAQFARAAMEDFKQTGFRQMRLVSQFEIVNQALVASLIFSAGGYALWLWHQGDVGTGAVAAVTAMALRIDGLSHWIMWQMTSLFESIGTVQDGMATLTRSPKVHDAPDATVLKTHGGAVSFDKVNFSYNPERQVLDSLTLHIRPGEKVGLVGRSGAGKSTLINLLLRFYDVDSGTIRIDGQDIAHVTQDSLRSAIGMVTQDTSLLHRTIRENIAYGRPDATEAHIHRAAANAQADGFIRQLSDRHGHSGYDTLVGERGIKLSGGQRQRIAIARVMLKNAPILLLDEATSALDSEVEVAIQESLDEMMHGKTVIAIAHRLSTIAAMDRLIVMDDGRIIEQGTHAELLAKNGVYARLWAHQSGGFLGEDQDVAQAMQ; encoded by the coding sequence ATGTTTCGTGTGTTTGAACGCTGGCTCGACCCCTTCCCACCCGATGAGACACCCCCGCCCCCCGTCGGCTTGCTGCGTTTCTTGTGGGCCTGCACCCGTGGCGCCCGGGGCTACATACTCGCCCTGGCGCTGCTGGGTGCTGGCGTGTCGACCCTGGAGGCATGGCTATTCGCCTTCCTGGGCCAGGTGGTCGACCTGCTGGCCACCTGGCAAGTCGGCGAGCCGGTCAGTGCATCGGAGCGCCATGTGCTGTGGGGTGTCGGTTTCGTGCTGGTAGCCAGCGTCAGCCTGGTCACACTACGCACCCTGATGCAGCATCAGGTGCTGGCAATCAACCTGCCCTTGCGCCTGCGGTGGGACTTCCATCGCCTGATGCTGCGCCAAAGCCTGTCGTTCTTCGCCGACGAATTCTCCGGCCGGGTCACCACCAAAGTGATGCAAACTGCCCTGGCGGTGCGCGAGGTGCTGTTCACCTTGATCGACCTGATCCCCGGGATCGGCGTGTACTTCGTAGCGATCATTGCCCTGGCCGGCGGTTTCTCCCTCAACCTGATGCTGCCCTTCATTGCCTGGCTGACCCTGTTCGGGCTGACCATGCTGTATTTCGTGCCACGGCTGGGCCGTGTCGGCCAGGAACAGGCCGATGCGCGCTCGTCGATGACCGGGCGCGTTTCCGATGCGTACACCAATATCACCACCGTCAAGCTGTTTTCCCACTCCCGGCGCGAAGCGCAGTTCGCCCGTGCGGCCATGGAAGACTTCAAGCAAACCGGCTTTCGTCAGATGCGCCTGGTGAGCCAGTTCGAGATCGTCAACCAGGCTTTGGTGGCCAGCCTGATCTTCAGCGCAGGCGGCTATGCACTTTGGCTGTGGCACCAAGGCGACGTCGGTACGGGTGCAGTGGCGGCAGTGACCGCGATGGCACTGCGTATCGATGGCCTGTCGCACTGGATCATGTGGCAGATGACCTCGCTGTTCGAAAGCATCGGCACCGTGCAGGACGGCATGGCCACCCTGACCCGTAGCCCGAAGGTGCACGACGCCCCGGATGCCACCGTGCTGAAAACCCACGGTGGCGCGGTGAGCTTCGACAAGGTGAATTTCAGCTACAACCCGGAGCGCCAAGTGCTCGACAGCCTGACCCTGCACATTCGCCCGGGCGAAAAAGTCGGCCTGGTGGGCCGCTCCGGCGCAGGCAAGTCCACACTGATCAACCTGCTGCTGCGCTTTTACGACGTCGACAGCGGCACCATCCGCATCGACGGGCAAGACATCGCCCACGTCACCCAGGACAGCCTGCGCAGCGCCATTGGCATGGTCACCCAGGACACCTCGCTGCTGCACCGCACAATCCGCGAAAACATTGCCTATGGCCGCCCCGACGCAACCGAAGCGCACATCCACCGTGCCGCCGCCAATGCCCAGGCCGACGGGTTCATCCGCCAGTTGAGTGACCGACATGGCCACAGCGGCTACGACACCCTGGTGGGCGAGCGCGGCATCAAGCTGTCCGGCGGCCAGCGCCAGCGCATCGCCATCGCGCGGGTGATGCTCAAGAACGCACCGATCCTGCTGCTGGACGAGGCCACCAGCGCCCTGGATTCGGAAGTCGAGGTGGCCATCCAGGAAAGCCTCGACGAAATGATGCACGGCAAAACCGTCATCGCCATCGCCCACAGGCTGTCTACCATCGCCGCCATGGACCGGCTGATCGTCATGGACGACGGGCGCATCATCGAGCAAGGCACCCACGCTGAACTGCTGGCAAAGAACGGCGTTTATGCGCGGTTGTGGGCGCATCAAAGTGGTGGTTTTCTCGGTGAGGACCAGGACGTGGCACAAGCGATGCAGTGA
- a CDS encoding MFS transporter gives MHTQAPDNRRMARRAAFGSFLGSVVEYYDFFIYGSAAALVFSTLFFPSSDPMAGTLAALATFGVGYIARPIGALVCGHLGDRLGRKQVLMMTLLLMGIATFTIGLLPTYASIGPWAPALLVFCRLLQGFSAGGEQVGASLLTMEHAPGKHKAFYTSWLINGASMGSILATSVFIPLSMLSEEQLLSWGWRIPFLLSAVMVIVTWMIRRGVDESPEFKASKPATQHLPVAQMLRHERRAFITVFCCALICSVSSLVMIFGLSWATNNQGIDRPSMLAAIAASQVAALVCQPMFGLLADRIGRKRIFTLGAFTCCAGVFLFLWSISTGSIGLIMFATVLLKGVIYSAPNALWPSFYAEMFSIRVRYTGVGLATQLSFIISGFSPSLCYALMGNEHNWLPVACFIGGLALVAGMAAMVSRPAAETTPALKPVQSL, from the coding sequence ATGCACACCCAAGCCCCGGACAACCGGCGCATGGCCCGCAGAGCTGCCTTCGGCAGCTTCCTGGGCAGCGTCGTCGAGTACTACGATTTCTTCATTTACGGTTCTGCCGCCGCGCTGGTGTTCAGCACGCTGTTCTTCCCCTCCTCCGACCCCATGGCCGGTACCCTGGCGGCCCTGGCCACCTTCGGCGTGGGCTACATCGCCCGGCCCATCGGCGCACTGGTGTGTGGCCACCTGGGTGACCGCCTGGGGCGCAAGCAGGTGCTGATGATGACCCTGCTGCTGATGGGCATCGCCACCTTCACCATCGGCCTGCTGCCCACCTACGCCAGCATCGGGCCCTGGGCACCGGCACTGCTGGTTTTTTGCCGGCTGCTGCAAGGCTTCTCCGCCGGCGGTGAACAGGTCGGCGCCAGCCTGCTGACCATGGAGCACGCACCGGGCAAGCACAAGGCGTTCTACACCAGTTGGTTGATCAATGGCGCCTCGATGGGTTCGATCCTCGCCACCTCGGTGTTCATCCCGCTGTCGATGCTCAGCGAAGAACAGTTGCTCAGCTGGGGCTGGCGCATCCCGTTTCTGCTTAGCGCAGTGATGGTGATCGTGACCTGGATGATCCGCCGCGGCGTGGATGAAAGCCCCGAATTCAAGGCCAGCAAACCCGCCACCCAACACTTGCCGGTGGCCCAAATGCTGCGCCACGAGCGTCGGGCGTTCATCACCGTGTTCTGCTGCGCGCTGATCTGCTCGGTGTCGTCGCTGGTGATGATCTTCGGCCTGTCCTGGGCTACCAACAATCAAGGCATCGACCGCCCCTCGATGCTCGCCGCCATCGCCGCCAGCCAGGTCGCCGCGCTGGTGTGCCAGCCGATGTTCGGGCTACTGGCCGACCGCATCGGGCGCAAGCGCATCTTCACATTGGGCGCGTTTACCTGCTGCGCCGGGGTGTTTCTGTTCCTCTGGTCGATCAGCACCGGCAGCATCGGGCTGATCATGTTCGCCACTGTGCTGCTCAAGGGCGTGATCTACAGCGCACCGAATGCCCTGTGGCCGTCGTTCTACGCCGAGATGTTCAGCATCCGCGTGCGTTACACCGGGGTTGGCCTGGCCACGCAGCTGAGCTTCATCATCTCCGGCTTCTCGCCCAGCCTGTGCTACGCACTGATGGGTAACGAACACAACTGGCTGCCAGTGGCGTGCTTCATTGGCGGGCTGGCGCTGGTGGCGGGCATGGCGGCGATGGTGTCGCGGCCAGCAGCCGAGACCACCCCGGCCTTGAAACCTGTGCAATCCCTGTAG
- a CDS encoding DUF2256 domain-containing protein produces the protein MSNHPLPSKICAACGRPFTWRKRWARCWEQVRYCSARCRRGKRVRQPLTSS, from the coding sequence ATGAGCAATCACCCGTTGCCCAGCAAAATCTGCGCGGCGTGCGGGCGGCCCTTCACGTGGCGCAAACGCTGGGCCCGCTGCTGGGAACAGGTGCGTTACTGCTCGGCGCGGTGCCGCCGTGGGAAGCGCGTGCGCCAGCCCCTCACATCAAGCTGA
- a CDS encoding isopenicillin N synthase family dioxygenase translates to MNTLPIIDITPLYQQDPEARHAVARQIDAACRQWGFYYIKGHPIPASRIAELQAAAERFFALPAEEKLRIDITQSAHHRGYGAIATEQLDPTRPSDLKETFDMGFHMPADHPDVVAAKPLRGPNRHPDVAGWEALLQQHYEDMHALSLTLLRAMANALEIEDDFFDQRFADPISVFRMIHYPPRQAASSAEQQGAGAHTDYGCVTLLYQDNAGGLQVQSRDGHWIDAPPIAGTYVVNIGDMMARWSNDRYTSTPHRVISPLGVDRYSMPFFAEPHPDTEISCLPNCSGPQNPARYPAVSCSDYMLSRFAETYAYRREA, encoded by the coding sequence ATGAATACCCTGCCCATCATCGACATCACCCCGCTGTACCAGCAAGACCCCGAAGCCCGCCACGCCGTGGCCCGGCAAATTGACGCGGCCTGCCGCCAGTGGGGCTTCTACTACATCAAGGGCCACCCCATTCCGGCCTCGCGCATTGCCGAACTGCAAGCTGCCGCCGAGCGCTTCTTCGCGTTGCCGGCCGAAGAAAAGCTGCGCATCGACATCACCCAAAGCGCGCACCATCGCGGCTACGGCGCCATCGCCACCGAGCAGCTCGACCCGACCCGGCCGAGTGACCTGAAAGAAACCTTCGACATGGGCTTTCACATGCCCGCCGACCACCCCGACGTGGTCGCCGCAAAACCCCTGCGCGGCCCCAATCGCCACCCCGACGTGGCTGGCTGGGAAGCACTGCTGCAGCAGCACTACGAAGACATGCACGCGTTGTCGCTGACGTTGCTGCGGGCCATGGCCAATGCCCTGGAGATCGAAGATGACTTTTTCGACCAACGCTTTGCCGACCCCATCAGCGTGTTCCGCATGATCCACTACCCGCCACGTCAGGCCGCCAGCAGCGCAGAGCAACAGGGCGCCGGCGCGCACACCGACTACGGCTGCGTGACCCTGCTGTACCAGGACAACGCCGGCGGCTTGCAGGTGCAAAGCCGGGACGGCCACTGGATTGACGCCCCGCCCATCGCGGGCACCTACGTGGTCAACATTGGCGACATGATGGCGCGCTGGAGCAATGACCGCTACACGTCCACCCCGCACCGGGTGATCAGCCCGCTGGGCGTGGATCGCTACTCCATGCCGTTTTTTGCCGAGCCGCACCCGGACACAGAGATCAGCTGCCTGCCTAATTGCTCCGGGCCGCAGAACCCGGCGCGATACCCGGCGGTTTCGTGCAGCGATTACATGCTGTCGCGGTTTGCCGAGACGTACGCTTACCGGCGCGAGGCCTGA
- a CDS encoding SDR family NAD(P)-dependent oxidoreductase yields the protein MTPIPNARRVALVTGAAGELGRAICARLWQDGLHIVAVDLNLDAAQTLVAQLPLQHEQRALAIQADLGDATSISAMVEQAGSAFGRIDVVVNNAAVNHRGSIYDFDPAQWDHMMAVNLRGPALLCQQVAPYWQRQGSGRVINMVSRCWVAGGPPAYVACKAGLVGLTRSMARELAEHNVTVNAIAPGLLPSAFTLDGRDAESFERMAQGSISNTPIKRLTTPEDIAGTTSFLASADAAFITAEVIHVCGGSQLAPFGSR from the coding sequence ATGACCCCAATCCCCAATGCCCGCCGTGTTGCGCTGGTAACCGGCGCCGCCGGCGAACTGGGCCGCGCCATCTGCGCCCGCCTGTGGCAGGACGGCCTGCACATCGTCGCCGTGGACCTGAACCTGGATGCCGCGCAAACCCTGGTCGCTCAACTACCCCTGCAACACGAGCAACGCGCACTGGCGATTCAGGCCGACCTAGGCGATGCCACATCGATCAGTGCCATGGTCGAACAGGCTGGCAGCGCCTTCGGCCGCATCGACGTGGTGGTCAACAATGCCGCGGTCAATCACCGTGGCTCGATCTACGACTTCGACCCCGCCCAGTGGGACCACATGATGGCCGTGAACCTGCGCGGCCCCGCCCTGCTCTGCCAGCAGGTGGCGCCGTACTGGCAGCGCCAGGGCAGCGGGCGCGTCATCAACATGGTCTCACGCTGCTGGGTGGCCGGCGGCCCGCCTGCCTATGTGGCCTGCAAGGCCGGCCTGGTCGGCCTGACCCGCTCCATGGCGCGGGAGCTGGCCGAGCACAACGTTACCGTCAACGCCATTGCCCCGGGCCTGTTGCCCTCGGCCTTCACCCTGGACGGCCGCGACGCGGAAAGCTTCGAGCGCATGGCCCAAGGCTCGATCAGCAATACCCCGATCAAACGCCTGACCACCCCCGAGGACATTGCCGGTACCACCTCATTCCTGGCCTCGGCCGACGCTGCCTTCATCACCGCCGAAGTCATCCACGTGTGCGGCGGCAGCCAGCTGGCACCGTTCGGCAGCCGCTGA